One genomic window of Salmo salar chromosome ssa12, Ssal_v3.1, whole genome shotgun sequence includes the following:
- the LOC106564993 gene encoding N-acetylmuramoyl-L-alanine amidase, producing the protein MTTVVLWLFIVVGTCYSVLCSEDHLRDMDSFISAVEQAEESNPDLSPLALVRRLRRTAGHEDPLTLHFLGASNNISHTHTFVFNTTLFGFFDKAIHHFVTDRGEERGVVLTQDGTTVAIAPMLLGIEVGLKAKLEGTPPLGMFPLTLAKNLGLSFLSLQDFPPAQRLGPDGCWDNVTHPRVFQLSRVPTLATDALVNGGMDGSILGMDLATLAPSKQPGKLSKVLKGYYNHVLEGQDLGVVSSHISPKRREIAQALLGTLDTQRQVMETLYLVWRLEDTQWIAKDTGVEKAVRDGMLEFVHRYWDCPTIIPRCQWGAAPYRGSPFPLALPLPFLYIHHTYEPNRPCHSFRQCSRSMRAMQRFHQEDRGWADIGYSFVVGSDGYIYEGRGWHHLGTHTRGQNSYGYGVAFIGNYSSSLPSRHALDLVRQHLAKCAVDGGRLQANFTLHGHRQLVDTSCPGDALYSEIRGWEHFGETSSSKKDQ; encoded by the exons ATGACTACAGTGGTTCTATGGCTCTTCATTGTGGTTGGAACGTGCTACAGCGTTCTCTGTTCAG AGGACCACCTGCGGGACATGGACAGTTTCATAAGTGCCGTAGAGCAGGCTGAGGAGTCGAACCCAGACCTGTCCCCACTAGCCCTTGTGAGGAGGCTCCGCAGGACGGCCGGACACGAGGACCCACTCACCCTGCACTTCCTGGGGGCCTCCAACAACATCAGCCACACCCACACCTTCGTGTTCAACACCACTCTCTTTGGCTTCTTCGACAAAGCCATCCACCATTTTGTGACGGACcgtggtgaggagagaggggtcgTTCTAACCCAAGATGGCACCACAGTGGCCATCGCTCCCATGCTTCTAGGCATTGAGGTGGGTCTGAAAGCTAAGCTGGAGGGCACCCCTCCTCTGGGCATGTTTCCCCTCACCTTGGCCAAAAACCTAGGGTTGTCGTTCCTTAGCCTCCAAGACTTTCCACCTGCTCAGCGTCTGGGGCCGGACGGCTGCTGGGACAACGTGACCCACCCCAGGGTGTTCCAGCTGTCGCGGGTGCCCACCCTGGCCACCGATGCCCTCGTCAACGGGGGAATGGATGGGTCCATTTTGGGCATGGATCTTGCCACCCTGGCCCCCTCTAAACAGCCTGGTAAACTCAGCAAGGTTCTGAAGGGTTACTACAACCATGTCCTGGAGGGGCAAGACCTGGGGGTTGTATCCAGCCACATCAGCCCCAAGCGCAGAGAGATTGCCCAAGCCCTGCTGGGCACCCTGGACACCCAGAGACAGGTGATGGAGACCCTATACCTGGTGTGGAGGCTGGAGGACACCCAGTGGATAGCCAAGGATACAGGGGTGGAAAAAGCAGTGAGAGACGGAATGCTGGAATTTGTCCACAGATACTGGG ACTGCCCTACCATCATCCCACGGTGTCAGTGGGGGGCAGCACCCTACCGAGGATCTCCCTTCCCTCTTGCCCTGCCCCTCCCCTTCCTGTATATCCACCACACCTACGAGCCAAACAGGCCCTGTCACTCCTTCCGGCAGTGCTCCAGGAGCATGAGGGCCATGCAGCGCTTCCACCAAGAAGACCGCGGTTGGGCCGACATCGGATATAG CTTTGTAGTGGGTTCTGACGGGTACATCTACGAGGGGCGCGGCTGGCATCACCTTGGCACCCACACCAGGGGGCAGAACTCTTATGGTTACGGCGTGGCCTTCATTGGCAACTactcctcctctctgccctcaCGCCACGCCCTGGATCTGGTGCGCCAACACCTGGCCAAGTGTGCAGTGGATGGCGGGCGCCTGCAGGCCAACTTCACCCTCCACGGGCACCGGCAGCTGGTGGACACCTCCTGTCCAGGAGACGCACTCTACTCAGAGATCAGGGGCTGGGAGCACTTTGGG GAAACAAGCTCATCGAAAAAGGACCAATGA